The nucleotide window ACAAGTGAAAGTTCAGCAATTATGCTATATGTAATGCTATTGTAAGGGCTAAACTAGACTACTAGTAGAGTGCAAAATTTCTTCCTAATTGCAGTTCGCTAAACATCTTTCACAGCTACTAGGAGTAACAGAGAACAAGATCAATCTACGTACCATGGGCAAAGTAAAACAAAACTGACAGTTTATTTAGCTACAATAACAAAATTGACTTTTCATACAACGTCCATTCAGAAGTTGGGGAACTTCACAAAATTCGGATAACCATGTTCTTTCATTTGGTCATACCACTCAGCAATTAGCCATTTCAGGAAATATAAATACACAGAAATGGGTATTCCTCTGAATATTTCAAAGTGAGAAGTGAACAATTTCTTGAATTGCAAACAAGATTAGGTAGAACAGAAGATTGGATGTTGAGGTGACTACACATTCCTTGCACACTAGGACCAGTGTCTAAGTCATAAACTGCTGTCTAGTGTCTACAACTCATTGAATATAAATACGATAGCATTAATGCACACAGGAACAGGTTGAATTGAATACCTTGCTAACAATTTCGGCATGTTCTTCTCTTGCCACTCAAAGAATGGTGCATCCCTTATGAGCCCATACTTTACTACCTCGGCGATGCCTGAAGCTAGCTCCCTGTCAGGCAATGTGTTCAGTGTATCTGTGTCAATTAGAACACATTGTGGCTGGTAGAATGCCCCAATCAAGTTCTTCCCTAGTGGGTGGTTAATCCcggttttcccaccaacagatgAATCCACCTAAAGCAGTCATCCGAGCAACATCAGAACCAGACCTATATGTAACCCAACTTTAGGGAACCATAAATCAAGCTTATGACCTGGGCCATCAGAGTAGTTGGTATCTGTATGAAATTGACGCCCCGGAGGAATGCAGCAGCTGCAAACCCACACATGTCCCCAATGACGCCACCACCCAGTGCTACAAATGTGCACCGGCGGTCAAACCGGGACTCGACTGCCTTGTCAAAGACCTTCATCAGCGTGTCCTGACGATCACAGCCAAGTCAGGCAGTCAGTTAAATCCATACGAACTGAAAAACAAACGCCTTCACACGACACGCTGGAAAACACAAGCGAGCTCACCATATCTTTGTACTTTTCGCCGTCGGGCAGGATCACGCTCTCCACTGACACATTCGGGTTGTTGTGGGTGAGTGCCCATGTCACCTTCTCCAGGTAAAGCGGCGCGACGGTCGCGTTGGTCACCACCAGAACCCTCTTACCATGAACATGCCTGCGCAAACAGAAATAAGGATCACAGACTAACCACTCCAGTCTAACAGTCGAGGAAAAAAATTGTATAATTTGACTACCTCTGCAGCAGGTCCGGCTCGTCGAGGAGGCCTGCGCCGATGTAGATCGGATAGCTACGGTCGCCGAGGTCGACATCGACTACCGTGGAGACCCTGGACTCCGCCGGAGGCTGCATCGTGGGAGCGGCGCTGGCTACGAAGCGGCTCCGATGGCGCCTCGCAGGGGAAGCGCGGAGGGAATAGCAGGAGTGACGCGACGGCGAGGGGACGGAGGCGGCGGCCGGAGCTCCAGGAGGGAGCCGGGGAGAGATAGCCGTGCAGGATGAGGATGCGGCTGCTGCAAGGAGGGAGGACGCGGAGGCCGCCATGAGATAGCTGgggaagcggcggcggctgtgacgGTGACGGCAATGTGGTGGTGTAGTCAGTGGTTGTTTGTTTCCGAGCTGGGGATTTGAGGCGGGTGTGGCGTGGTAGGTGGGCGAGGAGCACGGTGATGAGTGAGACGGATCGATCTGGGCAGCTGGCATTATGAATGGACGGCTGAGATGGTACCGCGGTTGGTGGGTTGGGATGGTGCGGCCTCAGGGGAAGGTGAGTCGACGTGGCGGGATGGTTGGCCAAGGTGCCAACGGCGGCTCTGTGTGACTGAAAGTGGAGCCGGTCAACGTTCCCTCCGTTTCGAAGGCGGATCTATGTACGGTGCGGTGCAcccataaaaataataaaaaatgattatgaTTAAATTTTCACCATATTCACACCCATTTGGTAAAATCCTATACACCTACAAGACAAACACACCTCTCACatttgctctagctctgcccCAGTTTTAAAATATATGTCATTACAACATTCTTTGAAGAATTAAAGTATCCTAAATTTGACCAAAGTTATTGaagaattataaagatttatgacatcaaataggtataatataattaataaagaatctaattatactaatttgatattataaatgtattgttttattgtatgaatttggttaaatttgagatgctttgacttttcaaaaaaaaattaaaatcagcTATAATTTAAGACGGAAGGAGTAGAAATTAGGATGGTCTATGATCATTACTCATAGTAACAACTAAGTAAAATAGTGACATAGCATTGAAATtaagaaagaaaggaaaaaagTAGTTTTGTAAATAAGAaacttgtcggtgttttcggaccaccgacgagtaaatttatatttacgtGTCTGacttggatggtgtgctcggaggatataatgatttatactggttcgggcggaacgtccctacgtccagtttgttgttgttcgtgttaccggcacttggtttacagtaggagttacaaacaggcgagagagggaaaggatcccaagtctctggtgaaaggaatgAACGGGTGTTAAGAGCTTGATCGTCACTCAGCCGTGTGCTTgagtcgtgctcttgtgtttttatctcgtggttcggtcTTGTGCAGATCTAGATCCCCATCCCCTTCATGGGACgttctgctttcccttttataagccaagggaaagcgcgggttacagcagaggaaaatgagaagaacgagagagagaaatgcttccaggatcaccgggtccttcttctccatcATGCGAGTTccgccgatcctatagatgtcaacaaggatggctccacgtcgtggccctgtccgtcactgacgccatgcgcaggcgtcatctgtcggtcatggcattccatccCATCCagacggacgtcgtggtgaactgacgtgcctatcagcgttcgtacgagggttaggcagaacaacaccggtatgcctgacgctgttcttgattgaatccttaggtatggcccgtcatggcctcgAGTTACATTGAGTCGTGCCcatctcttccctggtgtcagagttttgactcaAGCCCATACGCCTGgatctggagtggttggcggcgatacgggtccccgtcggacgaaaCGAAGCCTGTCACCCTTAGGGGGCCGACGAGATGGAGCACGCACCGAAgaatcaggcgagacagagcccgcggccttgggcgagacccctGTGGCCTccgggtcggacgagacggagcccacggccctTGGGGGTCGGAAAAGACGGAGTAcgcacccaagggtcgggcgagacggaacccgcggccTCAGGCGAGACCCCCGCAGCCTCGGGTCGGACAAGACAAAAACTgcgtccttggggtcaggcgagacggggcccgtacccaaggggtcgggcgacacATGTTAATACGTCTTGCTCTGTTCTGGGGAGTCAGTGTGGGCGCTAActcccttgctttgggtatccctaatatcgatacccgacaaaaCTATACTATACGGAAACCAagatatataaaaaaaactaggCCATAGAAAATGACTCCCCCTATGTCTTTGAAATAAAAAAGGTGCCAAGCTTCGAACTCATGTCTGAAGGGAGAGTTCCAGAGCTCACTGCTCTAACTGGCCACACCGCGAGAAGCTTGACCAAGATATAAATAGATGTGATAGATAGATAATAGAAGAGGAAAGACACATGATCAGACAAGTTTATTTTGAAGATCTCCATCGAAaatataatttttatatgtagtGTCTATATATGGCTTGGTAGATATAGAAACTATTTCATAGTTTTTTTTGTTAAGGACCGCCATAATAAGCTTTTAGACTTCAAGAAAAATCCTCCAAAGCACCTCCTGTAAAACGATAATACGTCACTTGGAAAAAGAAGTTATTAGAAGAGCATCACTACATTTTCCAAGGTTCTGGCCCCTTGTCTTACTTAAGGCCATGATATATCCCCGTAACACGTGGAGCATTTGGTGATCaattatttttcttttccttttcctttatcCACCCCTTCCGATCCCATTTCCCCCTCCGCGTGGGTCTAACCCTGCACTTCTTTGTGAGTATGATTGAGTATGAGTATAGAACATAGTACTATATGTACACCACATAGGTGCTATAGCGTAGACAGTGCGGTTAAGGTGTTATCAGACTGTCCGTTAAGTGGCGTCAAACTGTCTGGTAACCCTCAGACCATTGCATCAGGGTCACGGGACATTCCGAAGAATTCGGACCATCCCTGGAAACTCTAAATGTTGAGCTAAGTGAGGACCGACCTATGGCAACTCGGGCATGTTTTCAGCCCTCTGGGCTTGGGATGAGGAATTAATCGGATTGTCCGACGAGGTTCGACAAACTATCCGGTAATTATAGGACTTGGCTCAGCAAGAAGAACTAAGTGCTAGTATTATCAGACTATCATTCAAATGAGGGTTGCTTGTCCGATAAATTGTAAAAAGTTTTTGCATAGGGTTTTAAATGATTAATGGACCATCTGACAACGAAATCGGACCGTCCAACAAGGCACAATGCAGATGTTCTAATTGATTTTGTGGGTGAAAAGTGTAGCTACGATCCTTGCATAAAGCATagtgttttattattattatttgagcagaagcaTAGTGTTTTATTTGTTGAGGTTGTTCTTAAGATCAGGTCTTATGAAGGCCGAGCATTGCTATGTATAAAGCACAGGTTGGCCATGGCCCATGACGGTCCAGAGTAGACTCCAGACACACCTCCCGTCCCGACCCCTGCGCAAAACCAGCGCACGAACACCGACCGTCTCCCACCCCGCTCGCCGTTCCGCGAACCGGTCGTCCGCTCGCAAGCTTTTGCCGTTGCCGCGATGTCCGACCAGGCAGCGCCCCGCGGTCGTCCACCTCCACTCGCAGCTCCTCCATTTCCGCCCGTCCGCTCCACCGCAACGCTCCGCGAGCCCGTCCCCTTCAAAGCGGTCACCTCCTCCCTCGACCCCTCGCTAGCGTCGCCTCCCCTCTCCAGCCTGCCCTTCGCCTCCCGTTCCACCCTCCCC belongs to Miscanthus floridulus cultivar M001 chromosome 4, ASM1932011v1, whole genome shotgun sequence and includes:
- the LOC136552211 gene encoding 3-dehydroquinate synthase, chloroplastic-like; protein product: MAASASSLLAAAASSSCTAISPRLPPGAPAAASVPSPSRHSCYSLRASPARRHRSRFVASAAPTMQPPAESRVSTVVDVDLGDRSYPIYIGAGLLDEPDLLQRHVHGKRVLVVTNATVAPLYLEKVTWALTHNNPNVSVESVILPDGEKYKDMDTLMKVFDKAVESRFDRRCTFVALGGGVIGDMCGFAAAAFLRGVNFIQIPTTLMAQVDSSVGGKTGINHPLGKNLIGAFYQPQCVLIDTDTLNTLPDRELASGIAEVVKYGLIRDAPFFEWQEKNMPKLLAREPNALAYAIKRSCENKAEVVAQDEKESGLRATLNLGHTFGHAIETGLGYGAWLHGEAVAAGTVMAADMSYRLGWIDESLKNRVVDILKQAKLPIAPPEAMTVEKFKNIMAVDKKVADGLLRLVLQKGPLGCCVFTGDYDRNALDETLHAFCDN